In Pseudobdellovibrio exovorus JSS, the genomic stretch CCAGATTTCGTTTTGATGTCGATAACCATTTGAAAAACATCATGTTTCATACCAAACTCCTCAATCGCTAGATCTCTATAGTTTCAGTTCTATACGTTTCTATCGGAATAAAATTGAAACTAGATGAGTCCAGAAGTACACTCGACTAAGGTATAAGTTGGTATAAGTTGAGGCATAATAGAAGATATGAAATATATAGACAGCCACTGCCATTGGGCCGATTTACGCTTTCCTCAGACAGATGAAGAGGTTCAAAGTCTGATGCAGAGGTGTTTAGAAAAAGATATCGACTTTTTCTTGCAAGGCGGGGTTTCGCCTGAAGAGTGGCTACGCCAGATCGAGCTTAAGAAAAAGTATCCAGAGAATATTGGACTGTGTTTTGGCTTGCATCCTTATTATGTAGCCGACCATCCGGCGGAAGAATGCGAGCGCGCCTTAGATGAATTGGCCCAGCTTTTACCGCAAGCTATGGCGCTTGGAGAAGCGGGTTTAGATTTTCGGCCACATATTTTAAAAGAATCAGAGGGCCTACAAATTGAAATGTTTGAAAACCAAATCGCCTTAGCAAAGACGTTTCAAAAACCTATGGTATTGCATGTGGTTCAAGCCCATGAAAAAGCGTTACAGATTTTCGATATTTGGGGTGCCCCAGAAAAGCGCGGAATGTTGCATGCCTTTTCCGGTAGTTATGAAACGGCGATGCGCTTTATCGATCAGGGCTTTTTGATCTCCGTTGGCGGAGCTGTGACCTACGAGAAAAATAAGAAGCTCCGTGATTGTGTCAGCCGTATGCCTTTGGAGTTTTTACTCTTGGAAAGTGATTCTCCGGATCAGCCGCCGGAGGGTTGGAATGGACCGAACGAACCTGTTTCTATTTACTCTGTAGCAGAAGAAATTGGGCTCATAAGAAATATAAGCCCTTTAGAGGTCCTTGAACGGAATACACAGAACTTTAAAAGGCTTTTCAGTCCCTAAAGTTTCTGCTATAAAAATCCCACTTTATGCAAACGCCAAATTCTGAAACTAAAGCAGCTGAAGCTACGATTCAAAACGTAGTTAATCATTCACCGGTTAATAACATAACTGAGACTAAATACGTTCTGCACAGACGTTTTGATCGTATGGGACGTCTTGTGGGTGACGAGATGATGCAGAAGTTATTCAACACTCATGTTATGGTGATCGGATTAGGTGGTGTTGGTTCTTGGGCAGCCGAGTCTTTGGCTCGTTCTGGAGTTGGTCGTCTGACGATCATTGATTTTGATGAAATTTGTATCACGAATGCCAATCGCCAACTTCACGCTTTACAGGGATTTGTCGGTCATAAAAAATCCAATGTGATGGCTGAGCGACTACGTAAAATTAATCCTCAGGCGCGTATTGAATCTTTGCCTCTATTCTATAACAAAGATACTGCAGAAGAAATTTTAACTCTACAGCCAGATTATATTTTAGATGCGATTGATAACTTAACAGCGAAGACACATCTGTTGAATGAATGTCGTCAACGTGGAATCAAAGTGATTACAAGTGGTGGCGCCTCTGGAAAGATGGACCCGACTCGTATCAGTATCGTCGATTTAGCAAAAACACATATTGATCCGTTATCACATTCTGTACGTAAAATTTTACGCCAAGAATATGCCTTTCCGCGCGGGAAGAATGAACTATTT encodes the following:
- a CDS encoding TatD family hydrolase — translated: MKYIDSHCHWADLRFPQTDEEVQSLMQRCLEKDIDFFLQGGVSPEEWLRQIELKKKYPENIGLCFGLHPYYVADHPAEECERALDELAQLLPQAMALGEAGLDFRPHILKESEGLQIEMFENQIALAKTFQKPMVLHVVQAHEKALQIFDIWGAPEKRGMLHAFSGSYETAMRFIDQGFLISVGGAVTYEKNKKLRDCVSRMPLEFLLLESDSPDQPPEGWNGPNEPVSIYSVAEEIGLIRNISPLEVLERNTQNFKRLFSP
- a CDS encoding tRNA threonylcarbamoyladenosine dehydratase, encoding MQTPNSETKAAEATIQNVVNHSPVNNITETKYVLHRRFDRMGRLVGDEMMQKLFNTHVMVIGLGGVGSWAAESLARSGVGRLTIIDFDEICITNANRQLHALQGFVGHKKSNVMAERLRKINPQARIESLPLFYNKDTAEEILTLQPDYILDAIDNLTAKTHLLNECRQRGIKVITSGGASGKMDPTRISIVDLAKTHIDPLSHSVRKILRQEYAFPRGKNELFDIPCVFSDEIPAQPIELKYDNGQGFKCVCPQGEIDPHGCLHRSVIYGTASFVTGAFGLAMASWVVRQITTQQAVVAPEVL